One region of Ignavibacteriota bacterium genomic DNA includes:
- the dprA gene encoding DNA-protecting protein DprA encodes MISVFDLLVLSRIPNIGPNRLRALVSHFDDASNIVAASAKEIAHIDGFSKKLASEILAFFKGEKLPEARKYAEQQLSKLNKYEGNIISFWDKQFPDALKRIDDPPVMLFMKGTFDELDCYSIAIVGTRVPSTYGTMMAEKFSEELTKIGITIVSGLARGIDTIVHSSTLKTGGRTLAVIGSGLDVIYPPENKKLYERIPEQGAVVSEFPMGTKPDAGNFPRRNRIISGLSLGTLVIETDINGGAMITAAMALNQNREVFALPGNLDSKRSKGANTLIKNGQAKLVESVDDILTELASKLKPILKKSDKVPIKPHIELTLFEQTIFNVMDEKPLHIDVITQHAGVSTSDALVQLLSLEFKGLVRQLPGKMFVKI; translated from the coding sequence ATGATTTCCGTTTTTGATTTACTCGTTCTTTCCCGAATTCCCAACATCGGACCGAACCGGTTGCGGGCGCTTGTTTCGCATTTTGATGATGCATCCAACATTGTTGCCGCATCGGCGAAAGAGATTGCTCACATTGATGGATTCAGTAAGAAACTTGCTTCTGAAATACTTGCCTTTTTTAAGGGAGAGAAACTTCCTGAAGCAAGGAAGTATGCTGAGCAACAATTATCGAAACTGAATAAGTACGAGGGGAATATTATTTCTTTCTGGGATAAGCAATTTCCCGACGCGCTGAAGCGAATAGATGACCCGCCTGTTATGCTTTTTATGAAAGGAACGTTCGATGAATTGGATTGCTACTCGATTGCAATTGTGGGGACACGGGTTCCTTCGACGTATGGGACGATGATGGCGGAGAAATTTAGTGAGGAGTTGACGAAGATTGGAATTACGATTGTCAGCGGACTTGCGCGTGGAATTGATACGATTGTTCACTCCTCAACGTTAAAAACAGGAGGGAGAACGTTGGCGGTTATTGGTTCGGGATTGGATGTAATTTATCCGCCGGAGAATAAGAAATTGTATGAACGAATTCCTGAGCAGGGGGCGGTTGTTTCGGAGTTTCCGATGGGGACGAAACCTGATGCGGGGAATTTTCCGCGACGCAACCGCATCATCAGCGGGCTATCGCTCGGAACGCTTGTGATTGAAACGGACATTAACGGAGGCGCGATGATTACCGCGGCAATGGCTTTGAATCAAAACAGGGAAGTATTTGCACTACCGGGAAATCTTGATTCGAAACGGAGTAAGGGGGCGAACACGCTTATTAAAAACGGGCAGGCGAAGTTGGTGGAGTCGGTGGATGATATTCTGACTGAACTTGCTTCAAAGTTGAAACCGATTTTGAAAAAGAGTGATAAAGTTCCGATAAAACCACATATTGAGTTGACATTATTCGAGCAGACAATTTTCAATGTTATGGATGAAAAGCCGTTGCATATTGATGTCATCACACAACATGCAGGAGTGTCAACATCGGATGCGTTGGTGCAGTTGCTTAGTCTTGAATTTAAGGGATTGGTTCGGCAGTTGCCGGGGAAAATGTTTGTGAAGATATGA
- a CDS encoding EutN/CcmL family microcompartment protein: MTLGKVIGTLVATQKNEHLKSQKLLIVQPIDLDGKHIGRDVIAIDSVDAGVGDTVLCMQEGQGAVQILGDKKIPVHTVIVAVVDGLDVVE; encoded by the coding sequence ATGACGTTAGGAAAAGTTATCGGTACGCTCGTTGCGACTCAGAAGAACGAACATCTCAAATCACAGAAGTTACTTATCGTTCAACCGATTGATTTGGACGGCAAGCACATCGGACGTGACGTGATTGCTATTGATTCGGTTGATGCCGGAGTCGGAGATACGGTGCTGTGTATGCAGGAAGGACAAGGAGCCGTACAAATTCTTGGGGACAAGAAGATTCCTGTTCATACGGTCATCGTTGCGGTGGTTGATGGATTGGATGTTGTGGAATAG
- the glmM gene encoding phosphoglucosamine mutase → MKLITSISGIRGIVGETLTPESVVKYVSAFAEYSNRKPIVIGRDGRITGKVIGNLVSSTLLSMGCDVLALGVVPTPTVQLAVEKLGAAGGISITASHNPIEWNGMKFMNGSGMFLDEDENKRFLSMAEQGGFKYQRWDAFGMHHADESFIDKHIELVLGLPYMSLEKIQQRKFKIVVDCINAAGGMIVPKLLRQLGCDVVELNCDVSGVFSHTPEPIPENLSMLCEQVRHEKADLGIAVDPDVDRLVLVNEKGEPFNEEYTIASVVDFVLNEEMKSKPKERQKVVVNLSTTRAVDDVARKYSAEVFRSPVGEINVAKRMKQLGAIVGGEGSGGVILPQAHLGRDAIVGIGLILQHLVNFGGTLSELKATMPQYFISKDKIQLGGTGVSKIFPRLQERFAKDGKINTDDGLKIDFADSWVHLRTSNTEPIIRIIAEAPTIRQAEQLVQQFKQEIQREL, encoded by the coding sequence ATGAAGTTGATTACAAGCATTTCAGGAATACGCGGCATTGTGGGAGAAACACTTACGCCGGAATCAGTTGTGAAGTATGTCTCTGCATTTGCGGAGTATAGTAACAGAAAACCAATTGTGATTGGTAGAGACGGAAGAATCACCGGAAAAGTGATTGGGAATCTCGTCTCCTCAACGTTGCTCTCAATGGGTTGCGATGTACTTGCGCTTGGCGTTGTGCCGACTCCGACTGTTCAACTTGCGGTTGAAAAGTTGGGAGCGGCTGGCGGAATTTCCATCACTGCAAGTCATAACCCGATTGAATGGAACGGCATGAAGTTCATGAACGGTAGCGGAATGTTTCTCGATGAAGATGAGAACAAGCGGTTTTTATCAATGGCTGAACAGGGTGGATTCAAGTATCAGCGTTGGGATGCGTTCGGAATGCACCATGCAGATGAATCATTCATTGACAAACATATTGAACTTGTGCTTGGCTTGCCTTATATGTCCCTCGAAAAGATTCAACAGCGCAAATTCAAAATCGTCGTTGATTGCATCAACGCGGCGGGAGGAATGATTGTTCCGAAACTGCTTCGGCAACTTGGTTGCGATGTTGTGGAATTGAATTGCGATGTGAGCGGAGTTTTCAGTCACACTCCGGAACCAATTCCGGAAAATCTTTCTATGCTGTGTGAACAGGTTCGGCATGAAAAGGCAGATTTGGGAATTGCCGTTGACCCGGATGTTGACCGGCTGGTTCTTGTGAACGAGAAAGGGGAGCCATTCAATGAAGAATATACGATTGCATCGGTTGTTGATTTTGTTTTGAATGAAGAAATGAAAAGTAAACCAAAAGAGCGACAGAAAGTTGTTGTGAATTTATCCACGACGCGCGCAGTTGATGATGTTGCCCGAAAATATTCTGCTGAAGTTTTTCGTTCGCCTGTTGGTGAAATCAATGTAGCGAAAAGAATGAAGCAACTTGGCGCTATCGTTGGTGGCGAGGGAAGCGGCGGTGTAATTCTTCCGCAAGCGCATCTCGGTCGTGATGCAATAGTTGGCATTGGTTTGATTCTTCAACATTTGGTTAACTTCGGGGGAACACTTTCGGAATTGAAGGCAACGATGCCTCAATATTTCATATCAAAAGATAAAATACAACTGGGTGGAACGGGCGTAAGTAAAATTTTCCCAAGGCTTCAGGAACGATTCGCAAAGGATGGAAAAATCAATACTGACGATGGGCTGAAAATAGATTTTGCTGATTCGTGGGTTCATCTTCGCACATCGAATACGGAGCCAATTATTCGTATTATTGCAGAAGCGCCAACGATTCGGCAGGCAGAGCAGTTAGTTCAACAATTCAAACAAGAAATTCAGAGAGAATTATGA
- the amrA gene encoding AmmeMemoRadiSam system protein A has translation MLSDSDKKLLLSTARKAIEAAVNNKPLPPLKNIPEHLKSPQGAFVTLKKNHELRGCIGYIESEEPLINTVQEVAMKSALNDPRFNPVEPEEVRSLELEISVLSPVRQIHNINEIEVGKHGLIIESGRARGLLLPQVPIEYGWDREIFLNQTARKAGLPMNAWKQPGTKISIFSAEVFSENDFRKREV, from the coding sequence ATGCTTTCTGACTCAGACAAAAAACTGCTTCTCTCAACTGCCCGCAAAGCCATCGAAGCCGCAGTCAATAATAAACCGCTCCCGCCGTTGAAAAATATTCCTGAGCATTTGAAATCTCCTCAGGGAGCGTTTGTTACGTTGAAAAAGAATCATGAACTGCGCGGCTGTATCGGCTACATCGAATCGGAAGAACCGCTTATCAACACCGTTCAGGAAGTTGCGATGAAATCTGCCTTGAATGACCCGCGATTCAATCCGGTAGAACCTGAAGAAGTTCGTTCGCTTGAACTTGAAATTTCTGTTCTCTCTCCCGTTCGACAAATACACAACATCAATGAAATAGAAGTTGGAAAACATGGATTGATTATCGAATCGGGAAGAGCAAGAGGATTGCTTTTGCCGCAAGTTCCTATTGAATACGGTTGGGACAGAGAAATATTTTTGAATCAAACAGCGCGCAAAGCCGGATTACCGATGAACGCATGGAAACAACCCGGCACAAAAATTTCTATTTTCTCTGCTGAAGTTTTTAGTGAAAATGATTTTAGGAAGCGTGAGGTTTGA
- the amrB gene encoding AmmeMemoRadiSam system protein B has product MTTQTIRQPAVAGMFYSGDQRTLKHDVDAMLKKATPEKPHGSIVALISPHAGYMYSGLTAAHGFKLLQKNKYDCAVIVSPSHREYFKGISVYNGTAYKTPLGIMSVDESLRDAIMTQCEFIEVSSRGHGAEHAIEVQLPFLQQSLGDVKILPIVMGDQSSALCFELGNALANVLKGKNCLLVASTDLSHYYPYDIANTIDSRTIKHIEQFNYEKLMSDLESNHAEACGGGPTVAVLSAAKQLGATEIQILHQCNSGDITGDHTGVVGYVSAVAVKAN; this is encoded by the coding sequence ATGACGACTCAAACAATAAGGCAACCCGCTGTAGCAGGAATGTTTTATTCCGGAGACCAACGCACTCTGAAACACGATGTTGATGCAATGCTCAAAAAAGCAACTCCAGAAAAACCACACGGCTCAATTGTCGCTTTAATTTCACCCCATGCAGGATATATGTACTCAGGTTTGACGGCGGCACATGGATTTAAACTTCTGCAAAAGAATAAGTATGATTGTGCAGTGATTGTCTCGCCGAGTCATCGGGAATACTTCAAAGGGATTTCTGTGTACAACGGCACGGCTTACAAAACTCCGCTCGGAATCATGTCGGTTGACGAATCGCTTCGTGATGCAATTATGACGCAATGTGAGTTCATTGAAGTATCGTCTCGCGGTCACGGCGCCGAACACGCGATTGAAGTTCAACTTCCGTTTCTTCAACAATCACTTGGCGATGTGAAGATTCTACCAATTGTCATGGGTGATCAAAGCAGCGCACTTTGTTTCGAGTTGGGAAACGCCCTTGCGAACGTGTTGAAAGGAAAAAACTGTTTACTCGTCGCCAGCACTGACCTTTCACATTATTATCCTTATGATATTGCAAATACGATTGACAGCCGGACAATCAAACATATCGAACAATTCAATTACGAAAAGTTGATGAGCGATTTAGAATCCAATCATGCGGAAGCATGTGGCGGTGGACCAACGGTTGCCGTTCTTTCTGCGGCGAAACAACTCGGCGCAACGGAAATTCAAATTCTCCATCAATGTAACTCTGGTGATATTACGGGCGACCACACCGGGGTTGTCGGTTATGTTTCCGCTGTGGCAGTAAAAGCAAATTAA
- a CDS encoding DUF2520 domain-containing protein — MNKKQFPLTTIIGAGAVGSTLAQALHKKGYPIVSVISKTETSSSKLARKVHCKLASTDFKNIDPSTRLIIIAVPDTELFEVSHAIARLKTLIFKQLLVVHTSGRYPASTLNTIKRKGAAVASLHPIQTFPKPAKSKSSPISLDGIYYGVDGDKKVLARIRNIIHDLNGNMVIIPARLRLLYHATCVFSSSYFVMLTNIVAELSQSLKLKEPWQKVFGPLTNAAINNARTQTPANALTGPIMRGDIFGILNHMEALEQFAPEFLLVYTFGALEIARIAAREGLISEQQHKEIGRMFSDLFRQTNLSPKRKVKK; from the coding sequence ATGAATAAGAAACAATTTCCTCTAACAACAATTATCGGCGCTGGCGCGGTCGGTTCAACACTTGCGCAAGCGCTTCATAAAAAAGGGTATCCGATTGTTTCTGTCATCAGCAAGACAGAAACATCATCAAGCAAATTAGCCCGAAAAGTTCATTGCAAACTTGCCTCAACTGATTTCAAGAATATTGATCCATCAACTCGATTGATTATAATCGCCGTTCCTGACACAGAACTCTTTGAAGTCAGTCACGCCATCGCCCGTTTGAAAACTCTTATTTTCAAACAGCTACTCGTTGTTCATACTTCGGGTAGGTATCCGGCTTCAACCTTAAACACAATAAAAAGAAAAGGCGCGGCTGTTGCATCGCTACATCCAATTCAGACATTTCCGAAACCTGCAAAGAGCAAATCTTCTCCAATCTCTCTTGATGGAATTTACTATGGAGTGGATGGGGACAAAAAAGTACTCGCAAGAATCAGAAACATCATACATGACCTGAATGGAAACATGGTTATCATTCCGGCAAGGCTCAGACTGTTGTATCATGCAACGTGTGTGTTTTCATCTAGCTACTTTGTAATGCTTACCAATATTGTGGCAGAACTTTCCCAATCATTGAAGTTGAAAGAACCTTGGCAAAAGGTCTTCGGTCCATTAACGAACGCTGCAATCAACAATGCACGTACACAAACTCCGGCTAACGCTCTCACCGGTCCGATTATGAGAGGCGATATCTTCGGCATTCTCAATCACATGGAAGCGTTAGAGCAATTTGCACCTGAGTTTCTTCTTGTTTATACTTTCGGTGCATTGGAAATTGCACGAATCGCTGCGCGCGAAGGATTGATTTCCGAACAACAACATAAAGAAATTGGTCGCATGTTCAGCGATTTATTCAGACAAACAAATTTATCACCCAAACGAAAGGTCAAAAAGTGA
- a CDS encoding glucose-1-phosphate thymidylyltransferase, translating into MKALIASGGRGTRLRPLTHTQNKHLIPIANKPILHYAIEAVVDAGIKEIGIIHNADSDEVPKAIGDGKRWGVKMTYIPQDAPLGLAHVVKIGQKFIGKDDFIFYLGDNMVVGGVKRFVDEFKRSGCNCFLTLSKVKDPERFGVPEIKKGKIIGVEEKPKKPKSHFAVSGIYIYDSNIFEACKNIKPSGRGELEISDAHQYLIDKGYTVGYSEITGWWKDTGKPADLLEANRLVLDNIQPRIDGDVDKSSSVAGKIILEKGAKIINSVVRGPAIIGKNAVIENSYVGPFTSIGDESIIKNSEVEFSILLNQCKVIDVKIRIEGSLLGNEAEIVEATGKPRVHRFMIGDQSRVEVV; encoded by the coding sequence GTGAAAGCGCTCATCGCAAGCGGCGGACGCGGCACACGTCTCCGCCCGCTCACACATACGCAAAACAAACATCTCATTCCCATCGCCAACAAACCGATTTTACATTATGCAATCGAAGCAGTGGTTGATGCAGGCATCAAAGAAATCGGCATCATCCACAACGCGGATAGCGATGAAGTGCCGAAAGCAATCGGCGACGGCAAACGTTGGGGTGTGAAAATGACCTACATTCCACAAGATGCTCCACTCGGTCTTGCACACGTTGTGAAAATTGGACAAAAGTTTATCGGCAAAGATGATTTTATTTTTTACCTCGGCGATAACATGGTCGTCGGCGGAGTGAAGCGTTTTGTAGATGAGTTCAAACGAAGCGGATGCAATTGTTTCCTCACTCTTTCCAAAGTGAAAGACCCGGAACGGTTCGGTGTTCCTGAAATCAAAAAAGGAAAAATCATCGGCGTTGAAGAAAAGCCAAAGAAACCGAAAAGTCATTTTGCTGTTTCCGGCATTTACATTTATGACTCAAATATTTTTGAAGCATGTAAGAATATCAAACCAAGTGGGCGCGGCGAACTGGAAATTTCCGATGCGCACCAATACTTAATTGACAAAGGTTACACCGTCGGCTACAGTGAAATCACCGGTTGGTGGAAAGATACCGGAAAACCTGCCGACCTGCTCGAAGCGAATCGTCTCGTGTTGGATAATATTCAACCCCGCATTGATGGGGATGTTGATAAATCTTCTTCGGTCGCCGGAAAAATAATTTTAGAAAAAGGCGCGAAGATTATCAACAGCGTCGTCCGCGGACCGGCAATCATTGGCAAGAACGCTGTCATCGAAAACAGTTATGTCGGACCCTTCACTTCCATCGGTGATGAATCCATCATAAAAAATTCTGAAGTGGAATTCAGCATTCTTCTCAATCAATGCAAAGTAATTGATGTGAAGATTCGCATCGAAGGAAGTTTGCTGGGCAACGAAGCAGAGATTGTCGAAGCGACCGGAAAGCCGCGAGTGCATCGGTTTATGATTGGAGACCAAAGCAGAGTTGAAGTTGTCTAA
- a CDS encoding enoyl-CoA hydratase/isomerase family protein, with translation MNYQTILFETKERIAFVTINRPDKLNALNAQCKGELKELFTSLKSNSEVDVVILTGTGEKAFVAGTDITELLSLNAESGKEFASGGQSIFDLIQHLGKPVIAAVNGYALGGGCELALACHIRIASENAKFGQPEVNLGVIPGYGGTQRLTRLVGAGKATEMILTGNPIDAQEALRIGLVNKVVPLAELIPTCEAIAKTILGKGQLAVRMSLKAINASMETSLSEGLKVEAGLFGEACSTNDAKEGIGAFLEKRKPAFVGK, from the coding sequence ATGAATTACCAAACCATCCTATTTGAAACAAAAGAACGAATCGCGTTCGTCACCATCAACCGCCCCGACAAACTGAATGCATTGAATGCTCAGTGTAAGGGTGAATTAAAAGAACTGTTCACGTCACTCAAATCGAATTCAGAAGTTGACGTTGTCATTCTCACCGGAACGGGAGAAAAGGCATTCGTTGCAGGTACCGACATAACCGAATTACTTTCGCTCAACGCCGAAAGCGGAAAAGAATTTGCTTCAGGCGGACAATCAATCTTTGATTTGATTCAACATCTTGGAAAACCTGTCATCGCGGCAGTGAACGGATACGCGCTTGGCGGCGGTTGCGAACTTGCGCTCGCTTGTCACATTCGCATCGCGTCGGAGAATGCAAAGTTCGGTCAGCCGGAAGTAAACCTCGGTGTCATTCCCGGCTACGGCGGAACGCAGAGACTTACTCGTCTCGTCGGCGCGGGAAAAGCAACTGAGATGATTCTTACAGGAAATCCGATAGATGCGCAGGAAGCGCTTCGCATCGGGCTTGTGAATAAAGTCGTTCCGCTTGCTGAACTCATTCCAACATGTGAAGCGATAGCGAAAACAATTCTCGGCAAAGGCCAACTTGCAGTGCGAATGTCTTTGAAAGCAATCAACGCAAGCATGGAAACATCACTCAGTGAAGGACTCAAAGTTGAAGCCGGATTGTTCGGTGAAGCGTGTAGCACGAACGATGCAAAAGAAGGAATCGGGGCGTTTCTTGAAAAGCGAAAACCCGCGTTTGTTGGAAAATAA
- a CDS encoding type II toxin-antitoxin system MqsA family antitoxin — protein sequence MKCDICGKEGVQQRKIARTYGIEKEMFIIENIPVMNCPHCGESYLEAATLHEIERIKLHKKSFAVKRTVPVAQFG from the coding sequence ATGAAATGTGATATTTGCGGCAAAGAAGGTGTTCAACAACGGAAAATTGCAAGAACGTATGGCATAGAAAAGGAAATGTTTATTATCGAAAATATTCCGGTGATGAATTGTCCCCACTGTGGTGAGAGCTATCTTGAGGCTGCAACCCTACATGAAATTGAACGGATTAAGTTGCATAAAAAATCTTTTGCCGTAAAGAGAACGGTACCGGTTGCACAGTTTGGGTAG
- a CDS encoding DUF4258 domain-containing protein, which produces MRECVRKSEYVMTIHAEEEMMNDSLSIFDIERCILTGKIVERQKDVETSEWKYRISSKLPTEIEVVTKLSVTGKLVIITVYSL; this is translated from the coding sequence ATGAGGGAATGTGTTCGCAAGAGCGAATACGTCATGACCATTCATGCAGAAGAAGAAATGATGAATGATAGTCTTTCGATTTTTGATATTGAGCGATGCATATTAACAGGAAAAATTGTAGAACGGCAAAAAGATGTCGAGACTTCTGAGTGGAAATATCGCATTTCGAGTAAATTGCCTACTGAGATTGAAGTCGTGACAAAATTGAGTGTGACGGGAAAATTAGTTATCATTACTGTGTATTCACTATAA
- a CDS encoding methylmalonyl-CoA mutase family protein, with amino-acid sequence MSNIEDIQFEKQKWAAKAAATSSRQVKFTTVSGEPIEMLYTPEDIAHLNFLSDIGFPGEFPYTRGIHPNMYRGRLWTMRQFAGFGTPEETNERYHYLLKHGQNGLSVAFDLPTLMGRDADDHLAIGEVGICGVAISSLADMEILFKGISLADISTSMTINAPAAMLLAFYIAVAEKQGAKPHQLRGTIQNDILKEYIAQKEWIYPPHPSMRIITDMFEYCTREMPQWNPISISGYHIREAGSTAAQELAFTLADGFAYVEAGIERGLDVDEFAPRLSFFFNSHLDFFEEIAKYRAARKIYAKRMRYKYGAKNPRTWMLRFHTQTAGCSLTAQQPENNIVRTAYQALAGVLGGTQSLHTNSMDETLALPSEKAVKIALRTQQIIAHEIGVTNTIDPLAGSYFIESLTDKMEKEAESYFEKIDALGGVIPAIEAGFFQREIAEAAYRYQMELDKKEKIIVGVNDFIEENEKIDIPILVISPEVEKKQRQRLAEIHSSRNNEEVAATLKELRRAASENLNLMPRLIDCTKAYVTLGEMCNALEEVFGVYEEPAVF; translated from the coding sequence ATGAGCAACATCGAAGATATTCAATTTGAAAAACAGAAGTGGGCGGCGAAGGCGGCGGCTACTTCTTCCCGTCAGGTAAAATTTACAACTGTTTCGGGCGAACCGATTGAGATGTTGTACACTCCCGAAGATATTGCCCATCTGAATTTCCTCTCGGACATCGGTTTCCCCGGCGAGTTTCCCTACACACGCGGAATTCATCCCAACATGTATCGCGGTAGATTGTGGACGATGCGACAGTTTGCCGGTTTCGGAACTCCCGAAGAAACAAACGAGCGCTATCATTATTTGCTCAAGCATGGACAAAACGGACTTTCTGTTGCATTTGATTTGCCGACGCTCATGGGACGCGATGCAGACGACCATCTTGCAATAGGTGAAGTTGGAATTTGTGGCGTTGCAATCAGTTCGCTTGCCGATATGGAAATCCTCTTCAAAGGAATTTCACTTGCAGATATTTCGACTTCGATGACCATCAACGCGCCTGCCGCGATGTTGCTCGCGTTTTATATTGCCGTCGCGGAAAAGCAAGGAGCGAAACCGCACCAACTGCGCGGCACAATTCAAAATGATATTTTGAAAGAGTATATCGCACAGAAGGAATGGATTTATCCTCCGCATCCTTCGATGCGAATCATCACCGACATGTTTGAATATTGCACGAGGGAAATGCCGCAGTGGAACCCGATTTCGATTAGCGGCTACCACATTCGTGAAGCTGGTTCTACGGCCGCTCAAGAATTAGCGTTTACTTTAGCTGACGGATTTGCGTACGTCGAGGCGGGAATCGAACGAGGATTAGATGTTGACGAGTTCGCTCCGCGCCTTTCCTTCTTCTTCAATTCTCATTTGGATTTTTTTGAAGAGATTGCCAAGTACCGCGCCGCGAGAAAAATCTACGCGAAGCGAATGAGGTACAAGTACGGAGCGAAAAATCCCCGCACATGGATGCTTCGCTTTCACACACAAACTGCCGGCTGTTCTTTGACAGCACAACAACCGGAGAACAATATTGTCCGCACGGCGTATCAGGCATTGGCAGGAGTTCTCGGTGGAACACAATCGCTTCATACAAATTCGATGGATGAAACGCTTGCCCTACCGAGCGAGAAGGCTGTGAAGATTGCGCTCCGCACTCAACAAATCATCGCTCATGAAATCGGTGTAACGAACACGATTGACCCGCTTGCAGGAAGTTACTTCATCGAGTCATTAACCGATAAGATGGAGAAAGAAGCCGAATCATATTTTGAAAAGATTGACGCGCTCGGCGGCGTCATCCCTGCAATCGAAGCAGGATTTTTCCAACGCGAAATTGCTGAAGCCGCGTATCGCTATCAAATGGAACTTGATAAGAAAGAAAAAATTATTGTCGGTGTGAATGACTTCATCGAAGAGAATGAAAAGATTGATATTCCGATTTTGGTGATTTCGCCTGAAGTCGAAAAGAAACAGCGGCAACGTCTTGCAGAAATCCATTCGTCGCGAAATAATGAAGAGGTTGCGGCAACGTTGAAAGAACTTCGCCGCGCCGCTTCGGAAAATCTCAATCTCATGCCGCGGCTGATTGATTGCACCAAAGCATATGTCACACTCGGAGAAATGTGCAACGCTCTTGAAGAAGTATTTGGCGTGTACGAAGAACCTGCAGTGTTTTAA
- a CDS encoding decaprenyl-phosphate phosphoribosyltransferase, translating to MGTQLRYILASMRLQQWIKNFFIFAALIFSGHLFKQEDVVQTIFGFFFFSFLASSIYIINDVTDLEKDKQHPEKSKRPLPSGKLSVSTAIFISILLLMVGLAGSFSLSKEFGFVGSAYLAINLLYSFGLKNIVILDVMTIASGFVLRVVAGAVLINVPTSEWLIICTMLLSLFLGFNKRRHELTLLDEQANTHRSVLQFYSPYFLDQMIGIVTASTVMSYALYTISEETIKKFGTKNLIYTAPFVLYGIFRYLYLVHKEHEGGNPTKLAVSDKPLLFNIILWITISAFIIYYKP from the coding sequence TTGGGAACCCAACTCCGCTACATCCTCGCCTCGATGCGGCTCCAGCAATGGATTAAGAATTTCTTCATCTTTGCCGCGCTGATTTTCTCCGGGCATCTTTTCAAACAAGAAGATGTCGTGCAAACGATTTTCGGATTTTTCTTTTTCTCATTTCTTGCCAGCAGTATTTACATCATCAACGATGTTACTGATTTGGAAAAAGACAAACAGCATCCGGAAAAATCAAAACGCCCGCTCCCATCAGGCAAACTGAGTGTTTCCACCGCCATCTTCATTTCAATTCTTCTCCTCATGGTAGGACTTGCAGGAAGTTTTTCCCTCTCGAAGGAATTCGGTTTCGTCGGTTCTGCGTATCTTGCCATCAATCTCCTGTATTCTTTCGGATTGAAAAATATTGTCATCCTTGATGTCATGACCATTGCATCGGGATTTGTGTTGCGTGTGGTTGCAGGCGCAGTCCTCATCAACGTTCCCACTTCCGAGTGGTTAATTATCTGCACTATGCTTCTTTCATTGTTTCTCGGATTCAACAAACGACGACATGAACTCACGCTACTCGACGAACAAGCGAACACGCATCGTTCCGTTTTACAATTTTACAGCCCGTACTTCCTCGACCAGATGATTGGAATCGTCACCGCATCAACAGTCATGTCGTATGCACTCTACACAATTTCTGAAGAAACAATTAAGAAATTCGGGACGAAGAATCTCATCTATACCGCTCCGTTCGTACTGTATGGAATTTTTCGGTATCTTTATCTTGTTCATAAAGAACATGAAGGCGGCAACCCGACCAAACTTGCCGTGTCGGACAAACCGCTTCTCTTCAATATTATTTTATGGATAACAATTTCTGCATTTATCATCTATTATAAACCATGA